A region from the Bacillus sp. Marseille-P3661 genome encodes:
- a CDS encoding GspE/PulE family protein produces MSTKRKRLGDLLVEAGIISDEQLQDTLKTKKNGQKLGDALVDKGYITEHQLIEVLEFQLGIPHISLYRYPIDSSLMNLVSKDLARRKLLIPLRKEGNQLFVAMNDPMDYYAIDDLRMATGFQISPAIATKDDILQAINKHYNIQATKDDIKIGEGGAGGDVDDSTINLVNQILLHGIQLKASDIHIDPHETTVAIRYRVDGVLKTERTLSKNIQAQLIARIKIMANLNITESRLPQDGRIKVNLSMTPIDLRISTLPTVYGEKVVIRILDLGSVLNKLSELGFNKINYKRFIKLIEQPSGIILITGPTGSGKSSTLYAALNYLNSDEVNIITVEDPVEYQIEGINQVQVNANVGLTFAAGLRSILRQDPNIIMVGEIRDTETAEIAIRASLTGHLVLSTLHTNSAIATIPRLIDMDVEPYLVVSSLSGIVAQRLLRKVCTDCKEPYAPTEMEKQMFNKRGLYVEKLYRGRGCGSCRDTGYRGRMAIQEVLVIDDEIRGLMMNNAPISKIRDHAMQAGMIFLLDDGLLKAKQGLTTTEEVLRVAVED; encoded by the coding sequence GTGTCAACGAAAAGAAAGCGGCTCGGCGATTTATTAGTTGAAGCGGGAATTATTTCAGACGAACAATTACAAGATACATTGAAAACGAAAAAGAATGGACAAAAGCTTGGCGATGCCCTAGTGGATAAAGGATATATTACCGAGCATCAGCTAATCGAAGTGTTAGAATTCCAATTAGGTATTCCACACATTAGTTTATATCGCTATCCAATTGATTCTAGCTTAATGAATCTTGTTTCTAAAGATTTAGCACGTCGTAAGTTATTAATTCCACTTCGTAAGGAAGGAAATCAACTATTTGTTGCTATGAATGACCCGATGGATTATTATGCCATTGACGATTTGCGGATGGCAACGGGATTTCAAATCTCTCCAGCGATTGCGACCAAAGATGATATCCTCCAAGCAATTAATAAACATTATAACATCCAAGCGACTAAAGATGATATAAAGATTGGTGAAGGTGGAGCTGGTGGAGATGTCGATGATTCGACTATCAATCTTGTAAACCAAATCCTTCTTCATGGCATCCAGCTTAAGGCCAGCGATATTCATATTGATCCACACGAAACAACGGTGGCTATTCGGTACCGGGTCGATGGTGTGTTAAAAACTGAGCGAACACTATCTAAAAATATACAGGCGCAGCTAATTGCGCGGATTAAGATTATGGCCAATTTAAATATTACCGAATCAAGGTTGCCACAGGATGGTCGAATAAAAGTTAACTTAAGCATGACACCGATTGATCTGCGAATTTCAACGCTGCCTACAGTATATGGAGAAAAAGTTGTGATCCGGATTTTGGATTTAGGCAGTGTTCTTAATAAGCTATCTGAACTAGGATTTAATAAAATCAACTACAAGCGCTTTATAAAACTGATTGAGCAACCATCAGGGATTATTCTAATTACAGGACCAACCGGCTCTGGGAAATCTTCAACTTTATATGCAGCTTTAAATTATTTAAATTCAGATGAAGTGAACATCATTACAGTTGAAGATCCAGTGGAATATCAAATTGAGGGTATTAATCAAGTTCAGGTCAACGCTAATGTTGGTTTAACGTTTGCAGCAGGCTTACGTTCTATATTACGTCAAGATCCTAATATCATTATGGTTGGAGAAATTCGCGATACGGAAACAGCAGAAATTGCGATTAGAGCGTCTTTGACAGGGCATCTAGTCTTAAGCACACTACATACAAATAGCGCGATTGCAACGATTCCGCGCTTAATTGATATGGATGTTGAGCCCTATTTAGTAGTTTCGTCCCTATCGGGAATTGTTGCGCAACGGTTATTAAGAAAAGTTTGTACAGACTGCAAAGAACCCTATGCACCTACGGAAATGGAAAAACAAATGTTCAATAAAAGAGGGCTGTATGTAGAAAAACTATATCGCGGTCGTGGCTGTGGTAGCTGTAGAGATACAGGATATCGTGGCCGTATGGCGATTCAAGAAGTGCTTGTTATTGATGACGAAATCCGTGGTTTAATGATGAACAATGCTCCGATTTCAAAAATTCGTGACCATGCTATGCAAGCTGGAATGATTTTTTTACTTGATGATGGATTATTAAAAGCAAAACAAGGGTTGACCACGACTGAGGAAGTATTGCGTGTAGCTGTAGAGGATTAA
- a CDS encoding type IV pilus twitching motility protein PilT, with protein sequence MKERLDQLLRAAFELGASDVHITVGVPPVFRIHGELKQYGKDIIKPADSEGMAQSIISDSQWQQFKDKGELDFSYGLQGVSRFRVNTYHQRGCISMAIRTVPTQIPTLEQLQMPEVLKDIAKKPQGLLLVTGPTGSGKSTTLAAMIDYMNKNMRRHIITLEDPIEYLHKHRYCIIDQREVGFDTQNFANGLRACLRQDPDVILVGEMRDLETISTAITAAETGHLVLGTLHTTSAPATIDRIIDVFPPNQHAQVRIQLASVLAAIISQRLFQTADKKGRKAATEILVNTAAIKNLIRNEKIHQIPSVMQTSKAAGMHTLEMSIKDLVEHKYITKEMAAPYLQEGAL encoded by the coding sequence ATGAAAGAACGATTAGATCAATTGCTTCGAGCAGCATTTGAGCTAGGTGCCTCAGATGTTCATATAACAGTTGGTGTACCACCTGTGTTTCGAATTCATGGTGAATTAAAACAATATGGAAAAGATATTATTAAACCAGCTGATAGTGAAGGTATGGCTCAATCAATTATTTCAGATAGTCAATGGCAGCAATTTAAAGATAAAGGCGAGCTTGACTTCTCATATGGTCTTCAGGGCGTATCTCGTTTTCGTGTAAACACATACCATCAAAGAGGCTGCATAAGCATGGCGATCCGGACGGTTCCGACGCAAATTCCAACGCTTGAGCAATTACAAATGCCGGAAGTTCTAAAGGACATTGCCAAAAAGCCCCAAGGTCTGTTACTAGTGACTGGCCCAACTGGTAGTGGTAAGTCAACCACATTGGCAGCTATGATTGATTATATGAACAAAAACATGCGCAGACATATCATCACGCTAGAAGATCCAATTGAATATTTACATAAGCACCGCTATTGTATTATTGATCAAAGGGAAGTAGGTTTTGACACGCAAAATTTTGCAAATGGATTACGTGCATGTTTGCGGCAAGATCCAGATGTGATTTTAGTAGGGGAAATGCGAGACTTAGAAACGATTTCAACAGCTATTACGGCAGCAGAAACAGGGCATTTAGTGCTAGGAACCTTACATACAACGAGTGCACCAGCAACTATTGATCGAATTATTGATGTATTTCCGCCTAATCAGCATGCCCAAGTGCGCATCCAACTAGCATCAGTATTGGCCGCAATTATTTCACAGCGCCTTTTCCAAACTGCAGACAAAAAAGGGCGGAAAGCAGCTACTGAAATATTAGTGAATACAGCAGCTATTAAAAATTTAATTCGCAATGAAAAAATTCATCAAATACCGAGCGTCATGCAAACTAGCAAAGCAGCCGGAATGCATACTTTGGAGATGTCAATTAAAGATCTAGTAGAACACAAATATATTACTAAAGAAATGGCCGCTCCTTATTTGCAGGAAGGAGCTTTATAG
- a CDS encoding type II secretion system F family protein, whose product MAYFRYKGRNKTGKVVQGRIKGDSQKETVQQLREQGIAVTSIEELTSILYKEIKLFEGRVKLQDFVIYIRQFSTLLKAGISVVDATNILSQQTNSKVLNAALVDVEEGLRAGNPFSDVAEKHRKVFPSLFINMIRAGEAGGNMDEILDRLAVYYEKQHNTRAKVKSAMAYPIVVGGIAAVVVIFLLAAVVPTFASMFQSFGSELPLITRLVVNAGNYFKSLWWVFILLVVAAYFGFTTLQRNPKTKYYIDYALIKIPIFGKLLQKAALARMTRTMASLFATSVPILQSVAIVERIVGNEVVVKVLKESRNALETGQSMVGPMEKHWIFPPLVTQMLAVGEKTGSLDVMLDKVADFYETEVDHATDQIKSLIEPLMIVFLSVVVGGIVAAIAIPMFSIFEQIQ is encoded by the coding sequence ATGGCTTACTTTCGCTACAAAGGTCGCAATAAAACAGGAAAAGTAGTTCAAGGGCGAATCAAAGGCGATTCGCAAAAGGAGACAGTTCAACAGCTCCGTGAACAAGGAATAGCGGTAACTTCAATTGAGGAACTAACTAGCATTTTATATAAAGAAATTAAATTATTTGAAGGTCGTGTAAAATTACAGGATTTTGTCATTTATATTCGCCAGTTTTCAACTTTATTAAAAGCAGGGATTTCTGTTGTTGATGCAACAAATATACTATCACAGCAAACAAACAGCAAAGTCTTAAATGCAGCTTTAGTAGATGTAGAAGAAGGTTTGCGCGCAGGTAATCCCTTTTCAGATGTTGCTGAAAAGCATCGCAAAGTGTTTCCGTCGCTATTTATCAATATGATCCGGGCGGGAGAAGCAGGCGGTAATATGGATGAAATTTTAGACCGTCTCGCTGTTTATTATGAAAAGCAGCATAATACGAGAGCCAAAGTTAAGTCAGCGATGGCCTATCCCATTGTTGTCGGGGGAATTGCCGCTGTTGTCGTCATATTTTTGTTAGCAGCAGTAGTGCCAACATTTGCTAGCATGTTTCAGTCATTTGGATCAGAGCTGCCGCTCATTACAAGACTTGTTGTGAATGCTGGGAATTACTTCAAATCCCTTTGGTGGGTTTTTATTTTATTGGTTGTTGCAGCTTACTTTGGATTTACCACATTGCAACGTAATCCAAAAACAAAATATTACATTGATTATGCACTTATAAAAATACCGATCTTCGGTAAACTACTACAAAAAGCAGCGTTAGCAAGGATGACACGAACAATGGCATCTTTATTTGCGACTTCTGTTCCTATTCTCCAATCTGTTGCCATTGTTGAAAGAATTGTTGGCAACGAAGTAGTCGTGAAAGTGCTTAAGGAATCAAGAAACGCGTTAGAAACAGGCCAATCAATGGTAGGTCCAATGGAAAAGCATTGGATATTCCCACCGCTTGTTACGCAAATGTTGGCTGTTGGCGAAAAAACAGGTTCTTTAGACGTGATGCTTGATAAGGTTGCTGATTTTTATGAAACAGAGGTTGATCATGCAACAGACCAAATTAAATCGCTAATTGAGCCGTTAATGATTGTATTTTTGTCTGTTGTCGTCGGTGGTATTGTAGCAGCAATTGCGATCCCAATGTTTTCCATTTTCGAGCAAATTCAATAG
- a CDS encoding type II secretion system protein → MIKKMKQLLKNNKGFTLVELLAVIVILGIIAAIAVPSIGNIIDNSKKDAHVANARQLIEAARLKVASEGINITTTATELQMTDLVSQGYLESAPKDPTGTGSYTAGEVYVQKNATGIIEYSVWLDGANHDIGSDGTGVKAADLDRTDVTG, encoded by the coding sequence ATGATTAAAAAAATGAAACAGCTGCTTAAGAATAACAAAGGTTTTACATTAGTTGAATTACTTGCAGTAATCGTTATTTTGGGAATTATTGCAGCGATTGCTGTGCCGAGTATTGGGAATATAATTGACAATAGTAAAAAGGATGCACATGTTGCTAATGCAAGACAACTAATTGAGGCAGCAAGATTGAAGGTTGCATCTGAAGGAATTAATATTACAACTACTGCCACAGAGTTACAAATGACTGATTTAGTTAGTCAGGGCTATCTAGAATCTGCTCCTAAAGATCCAACCGGTACAGGATCATATACTGCTGGGGAAGTTTATGTACAAAAAAATGCCACTGGAATTATAGAATATTCAGTATGGCTAGATGGAGCAAACCATGATATTGGATCGGATGGTACTGGTGTTAAAGCAGCTGATCTTGATCGCACTGATGTAACAGGATAA
- a CDS encoding prepilin peptidase, which translates to MNFILLIYIGIVGLVLGSFYNVVGLRVPQKLSIIKPRSHCPNCQHELTATELIPVFSFILQKGKCKSCGMKISWIYPVFEIMTSCLFVLSAILIGWTPELIVALLLMSLLMIIFISDIHYMIIPDKVLLFFAPLFLIARIIIPLDPWYSPFVGSVLGFGLLLLIAVISRGGMGGGDIKLFAVLGLALGWQNILLTLMFASLYGSIVGVCLLLSGKVKRGEPVPFGPFIVMGAITAYFFGQPIIKWYADYINV; encoded by the coding sequence ATGAATTTTATTTTACTTATCTATATAGGAATTGTTGGCCTTGTATTAGGATCATTTTATAATGTTGTTGGTTTGCGGGTGCCGCAAAAATTGTCGATCATCAAACCACGCTCTCATTGTCCAAACTGTCAACATGAACTAACAGCCACGGAGCTGATTCCTGTTTTTTCTTTTATATTACAAAAAGGAAAATGTAAAAGCTGCGGTATGAAAATTTCGTGGATATATCCAGTTTTTGAAATTATGACGAGTTGTTTATTTGTGTTGTCTGCGATTCTGATCGGTTGGACACCAGAGCTAATAGTTGCCCTGCTATTAATGTCCTTGCTAATGATCATTTTTATTTCTGACATTCATTATATGATCATTCCAGATAAAGTTCTGTTGTTTTTTGCTCCGTTATTTCTAATTGCTAGGATCATTATCCCGTTGGACCCGTGGTATAGTCCTTTTGTTGGCAGTGTGCTAGGATTCGGTTTATTGCTATTGATTGCGGTCATAAGTCGTGGCGGCATGGGCGGCGGCGATATAAAGCTATTTGCGGTGTTAGGCCTGGCGTTAGGCTGGCAAAATATTTTGCTAACTTTAATGTTCGCTAGCTTGTATGGGTCGATCGTCGGAGTATGCTTGCTGCTAAGTGGAAAAGTTAAACGTGGAGAGCCTGTACCATTCGGGCCTTTTATTGTGATGGGTGCGATAACAGCTTATTTTTTTGGACAACCTATTATTAAGTGGTATGCAGATTATATAAACGTATGA
- the pilM gene encoding type IV pilus biogenesis protein PilM codes for MFTKKNHKIHIVIKDHVFRFIESTQANLESLQTYGERYLPPGVIREGKIIERETLTMILSEIIDELKLRGRKVQFFVPDAYVVIRKIQIPVDIPDDEIMGYLFLELGESIHLPFEDPQFDYSIVQKGEEQTEIVLVASQRNLIEEYATVLRDIKLKPIVVDVSSLSVYRLLHTLKMVDQDEHLMLLQFDIQAVNVTIFHQDIPQFTRHLKLNLDHDLWEVKKSEDGIQKLFWIGEQEEIDGQIQDIVTEVDRMLNFYRYSVNQGRVGVSKILLTGDYPKLDYVVSILKKSVDLSVEQLSEAATSTRSGAEIPMRFHELVGLALKSEVQ; via the coding sequence GTGTTTACCAAGAAAAATCACAAAATACATATAGTCATTAAAGATCATGTCTTTCGTTTTATTGAATCTACACAAGCAAATCTTGAATCATTACAAACATATGGTGAACGCTATTTGCCGCCTGGTGTCATTCGTGAAGGGAAAATCATCGAACGAGAAACGCTAACCATGATACTTTCAGAAATAATAGATGAACTTAAACTGCGTGGCAGGAAAGTACAATTTTTTGTACCAGATGCATACGTAGTAATCCGGAAAATTCAGATCCCAGTTGATATTCCAGATGATGAAATAATGGGCTACTTGTTTTTAGAGCTAGGTGAAAGTATTCACTTACCGTTTGAAGATCCGCAATTTGATTATTCAATCGTTCAAAAAGGTGAAGAACAAACTGAAATAGTACTTGTTGCGTCCCAACGAAATTTAATCGAGGAGTACGCAACTGTTCTTAGAGATATAAAGTTAAAACCTATTGTTGTAGATGTATCATCTTTATCAGTATATCGATTGTTACATACTCTAAAAATGGTAGATCAGGATGAACATCTAATGCTGCTGCAGTTTGATATACAGGCTGTAAACGTAACAATTTTTCATCAAGATATACCTCAATTTACAAGGCATCTAAAATTGAATTTAGATCATGATTTATGGGAAGTTAAAAAAAGTGAAGATGGGATTCAAAAGTTATTTTGGATCGGTGAGCAAGAAGAAATTGATGGACAAATTCAAGATATTGTCACTGAAGTCGATCGGATGCTTAATTTTTACCGGTATTCTGTTAATCAAGGTCGAGTAGGTGTTAGCAAAATATTGCTAACAGGTGATTACCCTAAATTAGACTATGTAGTTTCCATCTTAAAAAAATCTGTGGATCTGTCTGTTGAGCAACTTTCTGAAGCTGCAACTAGCACTCGTTCCGGTGCAGAAATTCCGATGCGATTTCATGAGCTTGTCGGACTTGCTCTTAAAAGCGAGGTGCAATAA
- a CDS encoding LysM peptidoglycan-binding domain-containing protein, giving the protein MALHFTRKLTLLLIAGILVISGAFAGFYYSKIKPTQQSIESLKNSVATEEKLLAAYENKVNEIQEKTAQNSTNLQKKVPVKPILEQFLLDLERAEVVSNSFISSMTFGHEDVTVEPAGANGESTLENKVEGAGQIDEAQQIQNGDQQDEQSPSVVTTPPPSNLPPGMKRLSINLSVQSPNYYAMETFLKAIEDLERITKIDTLTFSGPPERRTIIEEEDTRLSYNLTISTFYHPGIEELQNELPPFEVPEPANKQNPLAKASNGINEVAAKEQVTLNRSVTVAGYPIDQVPEQVDELLHQQQDNVILHKVKPGESLYSISVKYYDTFKKELFLQEYNNLKNNIIHPNQIIRVPMDSSSIVNN; this is encoded by the coding sequence ATGGCCCTTCATTTTACTCGAAAATTAACGCTGCTGCTAATTGCTGGTATTCTCGTTATCAGCGGAGCATTTGCTGGCTTTTACTATTCAAAAATAAAACCAACGCAACAAAGTATTGAAAGTTTAAAGAATAGCGTTGCGACTGAAGAAAAGTTATTAGCTGCTTATGAAAATAAAGTGAATGAAATCCAAGAAAAGACAGCACAGAACTCTACTAATTTGCAAAAAAAAGTACCGGTAAAACCGATACTTGAGCAATTTTTATTAGATTTAGAAAGAGCGGAAGTTGTTTCAAATAGTTTTATATCCAGCATGACATTTGGGCATGAAGATGTAACAGTGGAACCTGCGGGAGCGAATGGTGAGTCAACTCTAGAAAACAAAGTTGAAGGTGCCGGTCAGATTGACGAGGCACAGCAAATTCAAAATGGTGATCAACAAGATGAGCAATCTCCTAGTGTGGTAACAACCCCACCGCCTTCTAATCTGCCGCCAGGAATGAAACGATTAAGTATCAATTTATCTGTTCAATCGCCTAATTATTATGCGATGGAGACCTTTTTAAAAGCCATTGAAGATTTAGAACGAATCACGAAAATAGACACGCTTACATTTTCTGGACCTCCAGAGAGACGGACGATCATTGAGGAAGAGGATACAAGGTTGTCGTATAATCTGACAATTTCTACATTTTATCACCCGGGTATTGAGGAGCTGCAAAATGAGTTACCTCCATTTGAAGTTCCAGAGCCAGCTAACAAGCAAAACCCATTAGCTAAAGCTAGTAATGGGATAAACGAAGTTGCTGCAAAGGAACAGGTCACTCTAAATAGATCTGTTACTGTTGCAGGTTATCCTATTGACCAAGTTCCAGAACAAGTTGATGAGCTATTGCACCAACAGCAGGATAATGTGATTTTACATAAAGTGAAACCTGGAGAAAGCTTATACTCCATATCAGTTAAATATTACGATACGTTTAAAAAAGAATTATTTCTTCAGGAGTATAACAACTTAAAAAATAATATCATACATCCAAACCAAATTATAAGAGTTCCGATGGATAGCAGTTCTATTGTCAACAATTGA
- a CDS encoding Maf family protein, whose product MKKLILASGSPRRKELLEKANIPFEIIISKVDETFDPNEGPDEIVKSLALQKAEDVSKHQPEDAVVLGADTIVTFEDQILGKPKDKDEAKKMLQLLSGKEHVVYTGVAIVTKGNRSAFYEPTKVTFWELEESEIDQYIESGEPFDKAGAYGIQGLGALLVKRIEGDYFSVVGLPISRTVRELKKFMN is encoded by the coding sequence ATGAAAAAGCTAATTCTTGCATCGGGATCTCCTCGAAGAAAGGAGTTATTAGAAAAAGCGAATATTCCTTTTGAAATTATTATAAGTAAAGTCGACGAAACCTTTGATCCTAACGAAGGTCCTGATGAGATTGTGAAATCATTGGCGCTTCAAAAAGCAGAAGATGTTTCAAAGCATCAGCCTGAGGATGCTGTAGTTCTTGGAGCAGATACGATCGTTACATTTGAGGATCAAATTTTAGGCAAACCGAAAGATAAAGATGAAGCAAAAAAAATGCTGCAGCTATTATCTGGGAAAGAGCATGTTGTTTATACAGGGGTTGCGATTGTGACAAAGGGAAATCGATCGGCTTTTTACGAGCCAACCAAAGTCACGTTCTGGGAACTTGAAGAAAGTGAGATTGATCAGTATATTGAGAGCGGTGAACCGTTTGATAAAGCGGGTGCTTATGGAATCCAAGGACTTGGTGCACTTCTTGTAAAACGGATTGAAGGAGACTATTTTAGTGTGGTTGGGTTACCAATTTCAAGGACAGTTAGGGAATTGAAAAAATTTATGAATTAG
- the radC gene encoding RadC family protein produces MKTLEGKSLMIRDFPKDETPRERLIADGPSSLSNQELLAILLRTGTKNESVLQLANRLIKHFDGLRMLKDATIEEITNIHGIGQVKALQIIASVELGRRMGRLQYDDRYVIRSPEDAAKYMMDEMRFLSQEHFVCLYLNTKNQVIHKQSIFIGSLNASIVHPREVFKEALRRSSASIICLHNHPSGDATPSREDIEVTKRLVECGKLLGIEILDHLIIGEQKFISLKEKGYV; encoded by the coding sequence ATGAAAACTTTGGAAGGAAAATCGCTTATGATCCGCGATTTCCCGAAAGATGAGACGCCACGAGAACGATTAATTGCTGATGGCCCATCAAGTTTATCTAACCAAGAATTGTTAGCAATCCTACTTCGAACGGGAACGAAAAATGAATCTGTATTACAATTAGCTAATCGCTTGATCAAGCATTTTGATGGCTTACGAATGTTAAAGGATGCAACAATTGAGGAAATTACCAATATCCATGGTATAGGGCAAGTTAAAGCGCTACAAATTATCGCATCTGTAGAGCTTGGACGAAGAATGGGTAGATTGCAATATGATGATCGATATGTTATTCGATCCCCGGAAGATGCAGCGAAATATATGATGGATGAAATGCGCTTTTTATCACAAGAACATTTTGTTTGTCTTTACTTAAATACTAAAAATCAAGTTATCCATAAACAATCGATTTTTATCGGTAGTTTAAATGCATCCATTGTCCACCCGCGAGAGGTGTTTAAGGAAGCGTTGCGACGTTCGAGTGCATCGATTATCTGTCTTCATAATCATCCAAGTGGCGACGCAACGCCAAGTCGTGAGGATATTGAAGTGACAAAAAGGCTAGTTGAATGTGGGAAATTACTAGGAATTGAAATTCTTGATCATTTAATTATTGGTGAGCAAAAGTTTATAAGTCTCAAGGAAAAAGGATATGTATAA
- a CDS encoding rod shape-determining protein, which yields MFGLGGFSRDMGIDLGTANTLVYVKGKGVVVREPSVVALRTDKGTIEAVGNEAKNMIGRTPGNIVAVRPMKDGVIADFETTAIMLKHFINLAMRNQSSFSRKPNVMVCVPSGITAVEKRAVEDATVQAGARTAYTIEEPFAAAIGANLPVWEPTGSMVVDIGGGTTEVAIISLGGIVTSQSVRVAGDDMDDAIIQYVKKKYSLMIGERTAEQLKLEIGSAGYPEGIEPMDIRGRDLLTGLPKTISISAEEVGSALQDTVYAIVEGVKNTLEKSPPELAADIMDRGIVLTGGGALLRNLDKVISEETKMPVLVAEEPLDCVAIGTGKALDNLHLFRSKAGITSRNRK from the coding sequence ATGTTTGGTTTAGGTGGCTTTTCTCGCGATATGGGAATTGACTTAGGAACAGCTAATACCCTTGTTTATGTTAAAGGAAAAGGGGTAGTTGTTCGTGAGCCTTCGGTAGTTGCCCTTCGTACTGATAAGGGTACGATTGAAGCGGTGGGAAATGAAGCGAAGAATATGATCGGGCGTACGCCAGGAAATATTGTCGCAGTTAGGCCGATGAAGGATGGAGTTATTGCCGACTTTGAAACAACAGCGATCATGTTAAAGCATTTTATTAATCTAGCAATGCGGAATCAGTCCTCTTTTTCACGTAAGCCGAATGTGATGGTATGCGTGCCCTCGGGTATAACTGCAGTTGAAAAGCGTGCAGTTGAAGATGCAACAGTTCAAGCTGGTGCACGTACTGCGTATACGATTGAAGAGCCCTTTGCTGCAGCGATTGGCGCTAACTTACCTGTATGGGAGCCAACGGGCAGTATGGTTGTAGATATCGGTGGAGGAACAACAGAGGTTGCGATTATTTCCCTTGGCGGAATTGTAACAAGCCAATCAGTTAGAGTAGCTGGTGATGATATGGATGATGCCATTATCCAATATGTTAAGAAAAAGTACAGCTTAATGATTGGTGAGCGTACGGCTGAACAGCTAAAGCTTGAAATCGGGTCAGCGGGATATCCTGAAGGCATTGAACCAATGGACATTCGTGGTCGTGATTTGTTGACAGGCTTACCCAAAACGATTTCTATTTCAGCTGAGGAAGTTGGATCAGCTTTACAAGATACGGTTTATGCGATTGTAGAAGGAGTTAAGAACACATTAGAGAAATCACCACCAGAATTAGCAGCAGATATTATGGATCGGGGTATCGTGTTAACAGGTGGAGGAGCTTTATTAAGAAATCTCGATAAAGTAATTAGTGAAGAAACAAAAATGCCTGTATTAGTAGCTGAAGAGCCATTAGATTGTGTCGCTATTGGAACAGGTAAGGCATTAGATAATCTTCATCTCTTCAGATCCAAAGCAGGAATTACATCGAGAAACAGAAAATAA
- the mreC gene encoding rod shape-determining protein MreC, whose translation MPQFFLNKRLIVLLVSIILLVALIGFSLNDRSKLSWPEQFLKDTVGWFQSILHQPAQYAAGFFENISEIKNTFEENKLLKARLDEYVELNARVLELESENERLREILDKKESLRNFKITQATVIARNPDYWHELIFINKGEQHGVKINMAVITSKGMIGKVKQVSQFTSTVQLLSAEDRTNRISAIIKGNADVFGLIEGYDEERKALLFKRIPFDVKVEEKQTVVTSGLGGVFPKGLVIGEVIEVVPDEYGLTQMAYIKPSADFYDIDHVMIVERLSSTPDEDLLEQVEGGY comes from the coding sequence ATGCCACAGTTTTTCTTAAACAAACGGTTGATCGTGCTTTTAGTCAGTATTATTTTATTGGTGGCATTGATTGGTTTTTCATTGAATGATCGTTCTAAGTTGAGTTGGCCTGAACAGTTTTTAAAAGATACTGTTGGCTGGTTTCAATCTATCTTACATCAACCCGCTCAATATGCAGCGGGTTTCTTTGAAAATATAAGTGAAATCAAGAATACATTTGAGGAAAATAAACTATTAAAGGCACGATTGGACGAGTATGTAGAATTAAATGCTCGCGTATTAGAATTAGAAAGTGAAAATGAGCGTCTTCGTGAAATCTTGGATAAGAAAGAAAGCTTGCGGAATTTTAAAATAACCCAAGCAACAGTAATCGCTCGAAATCCTGACTATTGGCACGAGCTTATCTTTATTAATAAAGGTGAACAGCACGGTGTAAAGATAAACATGGCTGTCATTACCTCTAAAGGAATGATAGGAAAGGTAAAACAAGTTTCACAATTTACATCTACTGTTCAATTGCTAAGTGCAGAGGATCGAACAAATCGAATTTCTGCGATCATTAAAGGAAATGCAGATGTTTTCGGTTTAATAGAGGGCTACGATGAAGAAAGAAAGGCACTTCTATTTAAGCGAATTCCTTTTGATGTTAAGGTTGAAGAAAAGCAGACTGTTGTTACTTCTGGATTAGGCGGTGTGTTTCCAAAAGGCTTAGTCATTGGGGAAGTTATCGAAGTAGTACCTGATGAATATGGTTTAACACAAATGGCTTATATTAAGCCGTCAGCAGACTTTTATGATATTGATCATGTGATGATTGTAGAACGATTGTCTTCGACACCAGATGAGGATTTGCTAGAGCAAGTAGAAGGAGGATACTAA